ccgccacgaaacgcgtccttacaatatcAAATAGtaatttatgtatatatatatagtaaaatatatttacataaataataattagtttcttttctgttttttttagGGGAAACATAATAATTAACTTAATAATAGCGAGGGAATGGgtgaggagaaaaaagaaaaaagaaaaaaagaaaaaaaaagaaagtaagaatGAGAGTGTCTTTTTGTTCTCAGAGTTTATGATGCAACTCATGAGTAACCCATAATTTAGGGTAGATTTAtgcaataaaagaaatattatattcacaacagttttacaacaaatcatttGTGGTAGACTGttattggtgaaaaaaaaaatcaatggtaagtttaaatttgaaccaataataacttaccacatacgatttgttgtaaaaatattatagaagtTGCATTTTTTACtcaagaaaaacttaaaaattaataataaatcagATAGTAAATGGGAGATCACTTCAAGTTAAGGGGAGACTAACTCTGGATTAGgccatttattttgtttttttcctttcacaaaaGAACATGTAAATAGACAATAAAAAATAGGCATATAAACCGCCCAAGTGTTTTGTCTCTTCCCTTCTCAACAGAACATGTAAtgaacaataattaataaacaaacaaatagataAAAGAAACGAGTCATGATCATGCAATGAAAACAATATAGCTATAGGATTTCTTTCTATAACGAGTCATGATCATGCAATGAAAACCAAACtctgtattattttttattgaaaattttaatttatgttatCTATCTCTCTGGATGTAATGTTTAATATtgtataaattaaagaaaaagtcaGAGGTCAATCGATATTATAGGACCCTAGGTGACGGGAGTGACTCGCACAAACCACCCAAACCAATCAGGATAGTTTTTTTTAAGGACCCAATCAGGATAGTGTTATGATCttatctatattattatttaaggaattttcttaaataagatatttatttttttatttaaaaatactcttacatttttatgtataaatagagacaaaattaaagaacaatttaataaaaatataattttatgtcCCAGTAAAATATTacctaataaataaaatcactattctcttgatttttaaattattttatttacttataaattttttttttaaatctcattgCACGCGCGCTTCGTGCGTATGACGAAGttagtatattttaaaatatatatgaacaGTTATGATGCTATAATATATACAGAAAAAGAGGtataaaataaagttgtaaATAGAAATATCACCACCGCAAAATGGTCCTCAGCCACACAATGTTGTTCTAGTATTCTacattgataatttattaattaatgtaaTTATCTTTGTCAGCCTTGAAAGTAAAGATAGGCGTACGAAATGATTTCATATCATTGTTACTTAATCCAAATTCCTTGTCATGTTTCATCAGGACCATTATCCATCACCCACCAccacccatctctctctctctctcttaatttccTTGGTGATATTTCTTTCCGTCCAATCAAAAAAATGCGCGTGACATCATGAGGGGGGTAGGGCACTCACTTTAATGGAGGTAgactttttttaaaacttttggtGCGGCCTTTTTGAGTGTCGTTTAACGTGTGTACTGTTGTGTTGTGTTGCCGTAGGGTATTAATTTTCGTATTGAATTTAGACCACTCACCTAAAATTCCAACCCAgccaatataaatatataaggtTTGTGGGGGACGCTATATTGGCAAGTTgcctcagagagagagagagagagcttttttGATAAATCAGAACTCAGCAAAAGAGTTGTAAGATTTGGGATTGAGCTCACATCACTCATTCTTAGCTCTGGTAATGACAAAAGTATATCCCAACACGACAACCTTAGTCACATCCTCCCCGGACGGAAAGGGGAACGCGGCGGCGATCTTAACCGTATGGAAGAAGTCACTTCTGTTCAGCTGTAATGGATTTACGGTATTCGACAGCAAAGGGGATTTAATATTTAGAGTAGATAACTATATGGCCAGTAATAAGGGCGAGATCGTTCTTATGGACGCTGCCGGCAAGCCTCTCTACACCATTCGCCGCAAGGTACAGACTGTTAAATTCTTAATTGCTTCCATTTTAAATTATCATGATGAATTAATATGGCAATTAATTAATGTGtgctatgtatatatatgatcAGAGGTTAAGCTTTGGCGACAACTGGCTGGTGTACGACGGAGAGACGGCGGCGAATCCTCGATTTGCGGCGAGGAAACACGTGAACATCCTCAACACAAAGTGTTTGGCTCACGTTAGTAATTACAACAAGGCTAACGAAGGAACAGGAGGAAGTGGCGGGTATTCATCGCCCAACAGCAAGAACGTGATGTATGAGATAGAAGGATCGTACACGCAACGATGCTGTGCGGTGTTAGACAAAAGTAGGAGGCGGGTGGCGGAGATCAAGCAGAAAGAGGCAGTCGGAGGAGTGGGCTTTGGCGTCGACGTCTTTCGCCTCATTGTACAGCCTGAAATCGACGCTGCTCTTGCCATGACACTTGTCATCCTTCTCGACCAGATGTTCGGTTCTTCTAGACGCCTTTCCACCTAAATTAATGATAAGTAATTCCCATCAAAGCCAGCACCAGATGATCAACATCAAAACGATCATCACCCTATAGAGCACCATCACCCTCCTCAGCCAAATTTtcctgtcttttttttttttttttgaatgtatGAATATAATACAGCTTCACCcatccttctctttttctttctggaTTCTCTCCCACTCccaacttcttctttttattttttttttccttaagaaTCTTAGGAGCttggttttttttccttttatacaaAAAACCAAGGTCAAAGTGGGGATGTatataattattcaaaaaaaaaaaaaaaaaaaggcaaagtttttatttttcagttttttcatCCTGAGTGATGTATTGCTGGGATAATCCAGCTTTTTCAGTCCATGTATGGTTTCCTTGATAGAACGAATAAATCCTTAAACAAGTAATAAGAATTAcgttccttttctttttaattagtgtttacttttatttgtatttttcataattaattaagCAAGGGCAAGCAAAATATAAATGCTTAAGAGGTTCTTGTTCTACTTCTGTACTTCATTATCTAATGGTTCTGAGCTTCTCTTTCAATGAAGGGTTCTCTGATTTAACGAAATGTCTCCCTCATCAATTTATGATTTCTCTCAATTAATTAGTGTCATTGTTTGTCCCAATCCAAATTCTTGATTGATCAGTAGGCCTCTTACAGTAGTTagtttgaaaattcatcaaatataGAGCAGTACTCAAGACAAGAATCAAGATACATGTGGCCACAGTACTGATCAAAGATCAAGTAGTATTACCAAAATATGGAGAGATCCCATCAAGAATCATAGCTGATACAAATGAAAAGACAACACTCAACTCAACCTAGTTAAATAGAAGAATAAGAATGTGGAGCAGTTAGTCATCTCAGAAACTACTGAACCTGGTCAACACAAACATAAAAGGcaataattatgatttttttttttagataaaagaCTCGTTAACTCAATGAaattgtatgtttttctttagtCTTTACAAGCAAAATCAAGGTTAAAATCATCTCTCTCCTTGTTGTAATtatctaattataaaaaaatatttagtatataATTATATAGTCCCAATTGTTATCTTAACTCCACGATTATTATGATAGCTAAAAATCAGATAATAAAACTTAATAATGTGACGccaaaattcaatatatatatatatatatatagagagagagagagagagtttcatgTTATAACTAAGGTAACAGACTGAATACTACAATTCCAGCAAATTTATTGGTTGTGGTCCTTGACCTTGTGGTTGTGGAGTCAAACCCATAGAAATTGAAAGAACGTGATCCatggtcccaaaaaaaaaagcgacTGAATATGGGTCATCTAGTCCATGCagcaaaaaaaaggaatatgGGTCATCTAgtccaatttttatttcttctgGTTTTAATGCCCAataatttaaagataaaaattggCCATGGTCATTTTTCAGCTAGCCGGGTCTTTGGGCTTTTAATTTGAGAATGCCCAATTCGTATGTGAGGCTGCCTGTTCTTGAGTTGATGCATAGAGCGCTGCCATGTGGCTAGAGGGAAATAAATTAGCAATAAGGATTCCAATTGAGGTCAAGGTCCGACGTCCAAAGGTTCACTAGTAAAGGACTGATAAGGGTAATTCTTGAAGTCTAAGCAAAGGTGACGTACTTGTTGTATCTAATAACTTTAATGTACCCATAAATGACTCCACAAAGTTGACGGTCCATCTCAAGGTTGACGAGTGTGCCTCAAGATCATTTATGCATGGACGAGACAACCAGAAAGCATAGACGGAATAAGTAATTGATAGGATGAAGCTAATAGGGGTGAAAGGAATTCTTGACGGGTCCAGCATGTCTTTAACTTGGGCTCCACGTACGACTATACCTTGCACCCCACAATAAACCCTAatcaagaagactcctataaggaaaggattccGCAAAATACACGAATTAAAGAGAATCTCTCCCACAAGGAAACATCTTCTTAGTCAAGGAACTAGTGTCAACCCtatgctactataaaaaccccaaaaccctcacaaaccaaggtacgcataattttaCCTCAGCTCTGACACTTtagagttgtgaaagttctctaacttaaccttcgaaTAGTATTTGCCCAGTACCATACCGGTGCTCTCTAtaaggtcttctcttttttctatgTTGCGCAAGTGTCATTTCAAGCATGCAAGGATCGTgtgacttattggtgattttcggcatcatcagttggcgccatTTGTGGGGAATTTGCGACTTGTAAGCCATACTATCACTTCCTGAACAAAGAGTTGATGCATAGAGCGCTGCCATGTGGCTAGAGGGAAATAAATTAGCAATAAGGATTCCAATTGAGGTCAAGGTTTGACGTCCAAAGGTTCACTAGTAAAGGACTGATAAGGGTAATTCTTGAAGTCTAAGCAAAGGTGACATACTTGTTGTATCTAATAACTTTAATGTACCCATAAATGACTCCACAAAGTTGACGGTCCATCTCAAGGTTGACGAGTGTGCCTCAAGATCATTTATGCATGGACGAGACAACCAGAAAGCATAGACGGAATAAGTAATTGATAGGATGAAGCTAATAGGGGTGAAAGGAATTCTTGACGGGTCCAGCATGTCTTTAACTTGGGCTCCACGTACGACTATACCTTGCACCCCACAATAAACCCTAatcaagaagactcctataaggaaaggattccGCAAAATACACGAATTAAAGAGAATCTCTCCCACAAGGAAACATCTTCTTAGCCAAGGAACTAGTGTCAACCCTATGCTACTATAAAAATCCCAgaaccctcacaaaccaaggtacgcataattttaCCTCAGTTCTGGCACTTtagagttgtgaaagttctTTAACTTAACCTTCGAATAGTATTTGCCCAGTACCATACCGGTGCTCTCTAtaaggtcttctcttttttctatgTTGCGCAGGTGTCATTTCAAGCATGCAAGGATCGTgtgacttattggtgattttcggcatcatcagttggcgccatTTGTGGGGAATTTGCGACTTGTAAGCCATACTATCGCTTCCTGAACAAAGAGTTGAATGGTACTtactcgctcaatggcgaccaCCAACAATGTTCAAGGAGACAAGCCACGCACAACCGCCCTCGAGAGACAGGTTCAAACTCTCACCACTGTtgtggagcgcctcaccaagcaaaaccatgATCTAGAAGAGCAGCTGGGCCAAAAGAACACAAGGCTTAACACTCAAGAGGAAGACCAAGAAGGGACCAACGCTGAGAGAAGGGACCAAGAAGGGCTAGAGGGTAGCAACGCCCCAAGCAAACCAGAACGACAAGACACGAGTTGTCCGTCCGTCACAAATACGACTCCACCTCACATGGTCGCAGAGATACAGATGATGAAGGAACGGATGGACTTTATGATGAACGCCCTCAGAGAATGGGTGTCTAGCGACCCCAATGACTTGGTCCACTGAACTGATTCGTCATTCACTACATCCGTCAATTCATTCCCCCTTCCACCAAAGTTTCGCATGTCGCAGGTGGAAAGTTAAGACGAATCCAATGACCACTTAAATCTCTTGGAAtctttcaagaccctgatgAACCTTCAAGGGTTGGCGAACGAGATCATGTGCAAGGCCTTCCCCACCACGCTAAAGTGTCCTACCAGGATTTGGTTCAGCAAGTTGACGTCTAACTCCATTGGTACCTTTAAGGAGTTAAGCACCCAGTTTGCTTCACACTTTATCGGGGGGCACAGGTATAAGAAATCCATTGCGTGCCTGATGAGAATCAAGCAACGGGAGGATGAAATGCTGAGGTCTTACATAGCCTGCTTTAACAAAAAAGCACTTTCAATCGATGAAGCTGACGATAAGATACTTATGGCTGCATTAACGAATGGGCTGCGGAATGGTAAGTTCCTATTTTCTCTATATAAGAACAACCTAAGGACTATGTCAGATATGCTTTACAAGGCAACTAAGTACATGAACGTGGAAGATGCACTTCTGGCTCGAGAAGAGAAGCCCAAGAAAAGGGAAAGACAGGAAGACATACGGTAGGATAAGGGACGAAAGATGGCTAGAACCGAAGAACGGCAGGAAGACAGGCGCTCCAAGCCCCCCATAGGGAAGTTCACGAGCTTTGCCCCGCTAACTGCCCCGATCTACCAAGTCTTGATGTAAATCAAGAACGAAAGAGCCCTGACCTTTCCTGGCAAGCTGAAGGGAGATCCTAATAGAAGGTCTAGAGAAAAATACTGTCGTTTCCACCGTGACCACGGTTATGACACGACCGACTGCTACAacttgaagcaacaaattgaAGCACTCATCAGGCAAGGAAAGTTGCAAAGGTTCATCAGCCGAGAGAAAGCAAACCCACCTCAAGAACAAGCTCCTCAATAATGAACGTCTAAGGCTGCCCCTCGGAGAGATAAGGATGATTGTGGGAGGCACAGCGTCCAAAAAGGCTTGGTAAACTTACCTCAGGATGGTTCAAAACGTCCAGCTAACGAGCTTCGTCCCAAAGATGGCGTGGATCGACAATCCCATTATCGGATTCTCGAAAGAAGATGCCCGACATCTCCACCACCCACATGACGATGCACTCGTCGTTAGCATCAGGGTAGGAAACTACAACACGCACCAGGTCTTGATTAACAATGGAAGCTCTACCGACATCCTCTACTACCTGGCATTCCAACAAATGAGACTTGACAAAGAACGGTTGATCCCGACCAATGCCCCGCTCATTGGGTTTGGAGGGACCAAAGTATATCCCCTCGGCGCAATCACGTTGCCTATTACGGTTGGTGATTATCCGCAACAAATCACTAAAGACATCACATTCCTTGTAGTCGATCGCTTATTCGCCTATAACGCCATCCTAAGATGACCTACCCTTAACTTGTGGAAGGTCGTAACTTCGACCTACCATCTGATGATCAAATTCCCCACCGAGTATAGAGTAGGGGAAGTACAAGGAAATCAAGTAGCTACACGTGAGTGTTATATTGCGATGTTGGAGATGGACAATCATCTACAGACaatgaacatagaagagcagCGGACAGTGGTAGAACCCGTAGAAAGTCTTAAGGAAATACCTCTCGATGGCACTAGGCTAGACCAAACAACAAGGATCGGTACCCTCGCTAGTTCGATGGCCCGCTAAGCGCTTACAACTTTTCTTAAAGATAACTAGGATGTATTTGTCTAGAGCCATAAAGACATGTCAGGAATCGACCCTTCAATCATGGTGCACAGGTTGAATGTGTCCCCTTCCTTTCCGccaatttgtcaaaaaaaagtTGGTGTTTGTTCAGGAAAAAGATCGAGCTGTAAGAGAAAAAGTCCGCTAATTACAAAAGGCAAACTTCATCAGGGAAGTGTACTATCTCGATTGGCTAGCGAACGTGGTAATGGTCAAGAAAGCCAATGAaaaatggagaatgtgcgtggaGTTTACAGACCTAAACAAAgcatgccccaaggatagctaccctcTCCCATgggtcgacgtcctagtagactctacGGCCCAGCACCAGCtactgagcttcatggacgctttttCATGATATAACTAGATTAGAATGGATGAAGCAGATCAGGAGAAAACTTCGTTCATTACCAGCCAAGGCTTCTTCAGCTACAAAGTGATGTCATTCGACCTCAAGAACAAAGGCGTGACATATCAGAGGctcatgaacaagatgttcaCACATCAAATAGGAAGGAATGTCCAAGTccaagtttatgttgatgacattctgGTAAAAAACCGAAGGGAGGATGACCATTTGGAAGATCTCAAGGAAACCTTCGACACCCTTCGctcttacaacatgaagctcaacCCAGGTAAGTATGCATTTGCAATGACGGCAGGAAAGTTCTTAGGATTCATGATATCTCAAAAAGGTATCGAGGCCAACCCGGACAAGAATAGGGCCATAGTAAAGATGGCCCCTCCAAAGAACGTAAAAGAAGAACAAATTCTTAACGGCAAGATAGCCGCCTTGAATAGGTTCGTGTCAAGGGCAACAGATAAGTGTCTACCCTTCTTCCACATGCTGAAGAAGTCTTTTGAGTGGATGGCCAAGTGTCATTAGGCATTCGAGGATCTAAAGGCCTACCTCTCTTCCCCACTGCTACTGAGTCCTTCATAACCAAAGGAAGAACTATTCCTCTATTTGGCCGTCTCTCTAGTTGCCGTTAGTGTGGCCTTGTTCAGGGAAAAAGACAAAGTGCAAAAGCCCATATACTACTCCAGCCGGGCACTTCGTGGTGCAGAGGAGAGGTACCCACCAATGGAGAAGCTCGCCTTCGCTTTGGTTACGGTGGCCCGCAAGCTCAAGCCATACTTCCAAGACCACACGGTGATCATCTTGACCGATAAGCCCTTACGGCGTGCAATGAGCAACCCTGAAGCCATCGGGTGATTAGCACTATAGGTAATAGAGTTAAGTAAGTTTGACATATAGTACTGCCCGCGTACTACCATCAAGGGACAAATCGTCATTGACTTCATTGCGGAATTCACTAACAGGGAAGGCTAGGGGGCAGACGAGCATCCTCGATAGAGTATACATACGGATGGATCATCCAATAAACAGGCTGGTGGAGCGGGTATCGTGCTTCGTTTTCTAGATGGAGACAAGATTGAATGCATGGTTCGCCTCGACTTCCCTTCCACTAACAATGAAGCGAAGTACGAAGCTCTAGTGGCAGGACTTGATCTCACTAAAGCAGCAAGGACCACGAGTGTGGTTATTCAttgcgactctcaggtcgtCACAAACCAAGTAAACGGGGATTACGAATGTAAGGGTGAAAGGATAAAGAAGTACCTAGAGCAAGTAAAGAGAAGGGTAAATGACTTACAAGCCAAGATTGTTCAAATCCCTAGAGGAGAGAATGAGTAAGCCAACCATCTTGCCAAAGCTGCTTCGGCAAAACATATGGTCATCCCCAACAAGGTACTCTCCTTTGTTCAGCTTTCACTACTAATAGATCTCGTCGATGTGAAGGAGATAAGTTCTGAGAGCAATTGGGCCACACCATTAATCTCCTACTTAAAAAATGATGCATTACCAAAGAGACTTCTCTCGCCCATACCTTAGGTGTTTGAGCCCTAAGGAAGCAGACTATGTCATGAGAGAAGCCCACGAAGGGATCTACGAGAACCACTCAGGGTCACAGTCGTTGGTACACAAACTGACTCAAGTTGGATACTACTGGCCCactatgcagaaggatgccCAGACTTATGTCAAAACCTGCAACAAGTGTCAAAAGTTCAACAACGTCATCAGACAGTCATCGAAAGAATTGACCCCAATGACAGCCCCGTGGCCATTTGCTCAGTGAGGATTAGACTTCATGGGCCCATTCCTAATAGCAGTATAATAGCTAAAGTTCCTTATAGTAGGCATAAACTACTTCACGAAGTGGGTGGAAGttgaagccttggccaccatcacAGAAAAAACATGCGAAGCTTTGTCTGGAGGTACATCATCTGTAGATATGGGATCCATAGAGTCCTGGTCTCAGATAACGAGAAACAATTCGACAACGACTCCTTTAGGGATTTTTGCTCACAGTTGGGGATCAAAAGCCACtactcctcccccgcccaccctcaagccAATAGATAGGTTAAGGTCACAAACTGATCCTTGCttaaaattatcaagactctgctcgagggggcaaagggtatatggcctgaAAAACTGCCAAACGTACTATGCGCATATAGGACAACAGCCAAAACACCTATAGGAGAGACACCGTTTCGGCTAGCATACGAAAGCGAGGTGGTTATTCCAGCTAAAGTTGagctcacaagctacagggtggaCAATCATGATGAAGGAAAGAACAATGAGGCTATGCATCTACAACTCGATCTACTAGACGAAGTCGGGGCGATAGCTGAACAAAGACTCGCACGATACCAAGATCTCATGGCTAAGCACTACAACTCCCGAGTCAAACACAGAGACTTCAAGGTGGGAGACCTCGTTTTAAGAAAGGAAATGGGCGCTACTAGAGATCCTACCCAAGGAAAGTTCGGTCTTAACTGGTAAAGACCCTATAGAATCACTTTTTGGCAGGGGAAAGAGACATTGGACGGATAGAAGTTGCACCATCCATGGAACATCGAGCACCTCAAGAAGTACTACCAGTAAAACACAGTAGGGAAAGCGATACTCCTCATTTCcagtttatttcttttagttaaatttttgcTTACAGtactttttaagcccaaagggcaagttttttaccctttttaaaaaaaaaaaatttctacttaTGCACGcatttaccaaaataaaaggaGTTATTCAGATACAagttatgtatatatttgtctTTACTAAACTACTTTCGTTATTAAGTCTAcaaatggacgagttcatcctaTACGGATGCTTTGAAATTATCAAATCCATAAGTGGACAAATTCATTCTATAAGAATCCTTTGaaattatcaagtccacaatTGGACGAGTACATCCTATGAGGATGCTTTGAATTATTGGATACTATTGCTATCCGAGAATAGATTTCTATGTTAGCTAGCGGGGGCGGGCTTTCCTATAGTAATCCCGCTATGGCCTCTAATCGTTCATCCCGTCTCATCTTGATTTGGATATACTTGTATGTAGCCAGCCTTGTTAGCTTCAAATGAGAGCCTTTTTCTAAAGGCTAAAAAGGCACTCATCAGTCAACTCGGCCCCTTTACTATTCAGCTTTGCCACCTATTAAGAGAATATCGGAGTTTCCATAGGTAGCCACCGACCTACAGTTATCCTTAAACTTCTGTGCTTGGTGGAGAAGAAGCGAACAAAGGTACGCTCGCTTGTTGTCTTGTTCTCTATCGTGAATTGGGATCACTCGCCAGCTAGGTCAGATTGGAGCAAGATTTGCTCATTTGCGCGTGCATGAACCAATCTAGCAAACAAGGAAAGGATGCCTCTCAAGGCATCTGAGAATGATTCGATCCGTATGAAGGGAAACTCTCACGTATAGTTTTACTATAGAACTGGAAGATCAGCTCTCCCCTTGCCTTTTCCCTTTCTCTATCTCTAGGCTCAAAGCCCAATCCTTACATTCATTTAACGGAACACAATACGCGGTCGTAGCTAGGAGAATGGGGCTTTTCCCCAAGCTAGGAGATATAACTACTTCCCTTTATGACTCCCTATGATCTTCCTTAATGCCTTAATAGTtgaataattagtttttatctttctctttcatCGAGTGTGAAATCCTACTCCAAGCTAAGCTTAGCTCCAAAGTTTGGCATTCGTGAGGACACGACACCGTCCCAATTTTCTAGATTGGGCATTCCTTCAACAATAAAGTTACTGGTCCCAATTCCTCCCTCACCTACAAAAGTTATGGATCAATAAAGGTAGGTCAATCTCCTCCATCAAGGATGGAATAGCTCATTGTGGAAGGTGCATAACATGGCGGGGGCATTGGTGAGTCCAAAAGGCATAACCAAATCAAACACCCCTTTATTAGTAAGGTTGCTTGCTTGTCACACAGGTCATCTTTGGCTTGTCTCCTTCCGCAAGTGGATGAGTTCATCCTATGAGGATGCTTTGAATTATTGTctacaagtggacgagttcatcctaTAAGGATGCTTTGAAGTTATAAAGTCCACAAATGGACAAGTTCATCCTTTGGGGATGCTTTGAGAGtatccacaagtggacgagttcaatAAAAGTTCACAAGTGAACGAGTTAatcaagtccacaagtggacagATTCATGAttagtccataagtggacgacTTCATCTCATGAGGATGAGTTAATatttattaagtccacaagtggacgaatTCATGAttagtccataagtggacgagttcatctcGTGAGGAtaagttaatatatataaaatccaCAAGTGGACAGATTCATggttaagtccacaagtggacgagttcaggATAACTTAGGGGTTTGTTAAATTAAGCCTCCAAATGAACGGGTTTATTGCAAGAACCCACTAGTAAACGAGCTCACTAAGTTTGATGCCTCAATTTATTAAAGTAGACGAGTTTCTTAGTTTGTCCTTAAATAGGATGAGGCCTTTGTCATGGCTGATGAATTCATCCTAAGTCCCCTTACACATAGGCATAAAGAATGAGCAAACGCATATCAAGGgaaaaatggcccattaccatcaattttggaaataatttgcccagaaacactgtttccgaacAATATAggaatctaccactttttctggtactcgagcttggtgagctcgagtaccatgTTTTTTTAATCCACACTGGCCTGCTGACATGTGAGGTACATAGCCCTAAAAACACACTATTatctagggatggcaatttcgGCCCGACCTGCGGGTACCCGGTCcggcccgaccctaatgggccggGTTTTACCCTGTCCGATTAAGAATAGGGTCAggtatggattttttttaaaaaaaaccccaaGCGGAtccgggtcgggtccgggttttaTTGAAAAAACCCGAAACCCGGCCCGTTTAAAACCCGGTACCCTAAATTACTAAAAtgccctttatatatataaacctataATTTCTAACCTAAATCCCTAACCCGGTAATCCCCAAATCTGAAATCACTCAGCCTCCCTCACGCAGCTCTCCCTCACACCCTCACGCAACTTTCCCTCAGCTCTCCCTCATTCCCTCACGCAGCACTCCCTCACACAGCTCTCCCTCACTCACCTCTCCCTCACTCCGACTGGCTCTCTTTTACTCCGCAGCCCATCTCCAATCACTGGCTCTCCCAGTCTCCCTCACTCCGCATCTCATCTCCAGGTTTGTGTCAccggttctttttttttttttttttggttgttgtaatGTGGCTGACCGTCGACCCACAGGTCCGGCTCTCCCTCACTCGGCAGCTCATCTCCAGTCACCGGCTCTCCCTCACTCCGCA
The DNA window shown above is from Quercus lobata isolate SW786 chromosome 7, ValleyOak3.0 Primary Assembly, whole genome shotgun sequence and carries:
- the LOC115953879 gene encoding protein LURP-one-related 8-like encodes the protein MTKVYPNTTTLVTSSPDGKGNAAAILTVWKKSLLFSCNGFTVFDSKGDLIFRVDNYMASNKGEIVLMDAAGKPLYTIRRKRLSFGDNWLVYDGETAANPRFAARKHVNILNTKCLAHVSNYNKANEGTGGSGGYSSPNSKNVMYEIEGSYTQRCCAVLDKSRRRVAEIKQKEAVGGVGFGVDVFRLIVQPEIDAALAMTLVILLDQMFGSSRRLST